One window of the Rhipicephalus sanguineus isolate Rsan-2018 chromosome 4, BIME_Rsan_1.4, whole genome shotgun sequence genome contains the following:
- the LOC119390903 gene encoding shematrin-like protein 2: MQIVVAILFAVLGTTMAGGLGYGGYGLGYGAGYGLGYGGYGAGYGLGYGGYGLGYGGGYGLGYGGGPGLYKAVPGPAFLVRTIHQVNKLSSGGALVAHSGLGGGSYGGGYGYGGGYGYGGGYGYGGGYGYGGYGYKG, encoded by the exons ATGCAGATCGTTGTCGCCATATTATTTGCTGTCCTTGGCACCACCATGGCTGGTGGCCTCGGTTACGGCGGATATGGCCTCGGATACGGCGCTGGCTACGGACTTGGCTATGGTGGATACGGAGCTGGCTACGGACTTGGTTACGGCGGCTATGGTCTTGGCTACGGTGGCGGCTACGGCCTGGGATACGGTGGCG GACCAGGATTGTACAAGGCAGTGCCCGGCCCAGCTTTCCTCGTGAGAACCATCCACCAGGTGAACAAGCTCTCCAGCGGTGGTGCGCTCGTTGCACATTCCGGCCTCGGAGGAGGATCGTACGGCGGTGGCTACGGATACGGAGGTGGATACGGATACGGAGGTGGATACGGATACGGAGGTGGCTATGGATACGGCGGCTACGGCTACAAGGGTTGA